From the genome of Vicia villosa cultivar HV-30 ecotype Madison, WI linkage group LG2, Vvil1.0, whole genome shotgun sequence, one region includes:
- the LOC131648695 gene encoding ethylene-responsive transcription factor ERF118-like, translating into MDPQPSRVSRRRRILKVVYDDPDATDSSSDEIVMDPTKRKRVVVEISYPNVPIPSDQTVDNESKKNKRSCGAPKHEVKQPSCKYKGVRMRQWGRWAAEIRNPINGTRNWLGTFDSAEEASKAYEAKKHEFETMYKKDLSKRKRNKRLKKVSFAEPMVTSLNDSETESDTPNIPSSSREFVESVEVSNDETNSSKPLDIVQEPNVVASVDTSSQLEPNWLTFDDSELELDLVASDDLSCLDDLNDIDIPFDFDYFGTQFAVYHGITEPRNHNRSSIKERRNLPEQ; encoded by the coding sequence ATGGATCCTCAACCATCTCGTGTCTCTAGGAGAAGAAGAATATTGAAAGTTGTATATGATGATCCTGATGCAACAGATTCGTCATCTGATGAAATTGTTATGGATccaacaaagaggaagagagttgTGGTTGAAATTTCATACCCTAATGTTCCGATTCCGAGTGATCAAACCGTTGATAACGAATCGAAGAAGAACAAAAGGAGCTGTGGAGCACCGAAACACGAAGTGAAACAACCGTCTTGTAAGTATAAAGGAGTTCGAATGAGACAATGGGGTCGATGGGCTGCAGAAATCCGTAACCCGATTAATGGTACGCGTAATTGGCTTGGAACTTTCGATAGCGCGGAAGAGGCTTCTAAGGCTTATGAAGCTAAAAAACATGAATTCGAAACCATGTATAAGAAGGATTTGAGTAAAAGGAAGAGGAACAAGAGATTGAAAAAAGTCTCTTTTGCTGAACCTATGGTTACTTCTTTGAATGACTCGGAGACGGAGAGTGACACGCCAAATATACCTTCATCATCGCGCGAGTTCGTTGAAAGTGTTGAGGTTTCAAATGATGAGACTAATTCTTCAAAGCCTTTGGACATAGTGCAAGAACCGAATGTGGTTGCGAGTGTTGATACTTCGTCACAGCTTGAACCGAATTGGTTAACATTTGATGATTCGGAGTTGGAGTTGGACTTGGTTGCGAGCGATGATCTTAGTTGCCTTGATGACTTGAATGATATTGATATTCCATTTGATTTTGATTACTTTGGTACTCAATTTGCAGTCTATCATGGGATTACAGAACCTCGCAATCACAATAGGAGTTCGATTAAAGAGCGTCGCAATTTACCGGAGCAATAG